From Antennarius striatus isolate MH-2024 chromosome 9, ASM4005453v1, whole genome shotgun sequence, one genomic window encodes:
- the lratd2b gene encoding protein LRATD2 — MGNQVEKLTHLNYAEVPTSDPNGFDPDDDGPRIGVSYIFSNDDGDDDPDDNLDHFSSANHVVNHEEKLFDPQDELECSVHYREECVYERRARAASYSAESLLNKCRPGDLLEFVASGQYPHWAVYVGDFQVVHLHRAEIKNNFLTEVSQGKKGRIVNSLYQYRALPPEVIVRNAVDHVGSRDRELYWRNSESFAAWCRFGKREFKIGGEIRIGKQPYRLKLLFSEKKSHVLEFQSLEDVIMEKRRNDQIGKAAVMQELANHLNSNGIKEEHFVN, encoded by the coding sequence ATGGGGAACCAGGTGGAGAAACTAACTCATTTAAATTACGCAGAAGTTCCAACGTCCGACCCAAATGGGTTCGACCCGGACGACGACGGACCACGGATCGGAGTCTCTTACATTTTCTCCAACGACGACGGAGACGACGACCCGGACGATAATTTAGATCACTTTTCGTCGGCGAACCACGTGGTGAATCATGAAGAGAAGCTTTTCGATCCTCAGGACGAGCTGGAGTGTTCGGTTCATTACCGGGAGGAGTGCGTCTACGAGAGACGCGCCAGAGCCGCGTCCTACTCCGCGGAGAGTCTCCTGAACAAGTGCCGACCCGGAGACCTGCTGGAGTTCGTGGCTTCTGGACAGTACCCGCACTGGGCTGTGTACGTAGGGGACTTTCAGGTGGTTCATTTGCACAGGGCTGAGATCAAGAACAACTTTCTCACCGAGGTGAGCCAGGGCAAAAAAGGCAGAATAGTGAACAGCCTCTACCAGTACCGTGCGCTCCCCCCGGAGGTGATCGTGCGTAACGCCGTGGATCATGTCGGTTCAAGAGACCGGGAGCTCTACTGGAGAAACTCGGAGAGTTTTGCTGCTTGGTGCCGCTTTGGAAAACGAGAATTCAAAATTGGGGGAGAGATAAGGATTGGAAAGCAGCCGTACAGATTAAAATTACTCTTTTCTGAGAAGAAGAGTCACGTCCTGGAGTTTCAGAGTCTGGAGGATGTGATCatggaaaagaggagaaatgaTCAGATTGGAAAAGCTGCTGTGATGCAAGAGCTGGCCAACCATCTGAACTCAAATGGAATCAAAGAGGAGCATTTCGTCAACTGA
- the nsmce2 gene encoding E3 SUMO-protein ligase NSE2, protein MSLSSVHGAVSSLKSCQADIGTGMDIVTDVAMDLAEAQDKDMTSAIKEMETMMLECARLDSEINYFIDTVQQVISQATPQQPETMFSLSAQVKEEFAERITRLSDADLQNHQKVVAFKESIKNSLIQDNQESAQNTEELDEDITVTQSQIKLTCPLTQVEMVNPVKNKKCNHRYDEKAIISLIKTRHNQKKKCCCPVVGCGNTNVKESDLIPDHMLKRKIQNQKKQGKQT, encoded by the exons ATGTCGCTCAGTTCGGTTCACGGAGCCGTGTCGAGCCTCAAGTCCTGCCAGGCCGACATCGGGACGGGAATGGACATCGTGACAGATGTGGCGATGGACTTAGCAGAGGCGCAGG atAAAGACATGACATCTGCAATTAAAGAAATGGAGACCATGATGCTGGAGTGTGCCAGGCTGGACAGCGAGATTAATTACTTTATTGATACCGTGCAACAAGTCATATCACAG GCCACTCCACAGCAGCCAGAGACTATGTTCAGTCTGTCTGCCCAAGTGAAAGAAGAGTTCGCAGAGAGAATCACCAGGCTCTCTGACGCTGATCTGCAGAATCACCAGAAAGTAGTGGCTTTCAAGGAGAGCATCAAAAACTCTCTCATCCAAG acaaCCAAGAGTCAGCACAGAAtacggaggagctggatgaagacATCACCGTTACTCAAAGCCAGATTAAACTGACCTGTCCCCTCACGCAG GTGGAGATGGTGAACCCAGTGAAGAATAAGAAGTGTAACCATCGCTATGATGAAAAAGCCATAATAAGCCTTATCAAAACGAGACACaaccagaaaaagaaatgctg TTGTCCTGTGGTGGGCTGTGGAAACACAAATGTGAAAGAGTCGGACCTGATTCCGGACCACATGCTGAAAAGAAAGATCCAAAATCAGAAGAAACAGGGAAAGCAGACGTAG
- the washc5 gene encoding WASH complex subunit 5, giving the protein MVDFLAENNLCGQAILRIVSRGNAIIAELLRLSDFIPTVFRLKDKSDQQKYGDIICDFSYFKGPEYYDGKMEAKPELQDLDEEFRENNIEILSRFYLAFESVHKYIVDLNRYLDDLHEGVYIQQTLETVLLNEDGKQLLCEALYLYGVMLLVIDQKIEGEVRERMLVSYYRYSAARSSADSNLDDICKLLRSTGYSSQPGAKRPANYPESYFQRVPISATFISMVIGRLRSDDIYNQVSAYPLPEHRSTALANQAAMLYVCLYFSPSILHTQQAKMREIVDKYFPDNWVISIYMGITVNLVEAWEPYRAAKTALNYTLDSANIKEQAAKYAASMESLRPQVQQLLKEGFLRKEFILDNIPKLLNRLRDCNVAIRWLMLHSAESAYDLNNKRLRQIKDQVLNDSKYKPKILFQLLLDTAQFEFTLKEMFRQMLSEKQIKWESYKKEGSERMTELAEVFSGVKPLTRVEKNENLQAWFREISKQIESLNYEDSTAAGRKTVQLIQALVEVQEFHQLESNLQVCQFLADTRKFLHQMIRTINIKEEVLITMQIVGDLSYAWQIIDSFTSIMQESIRASPSMVTKLRATFLKLASALDLPLLRINQANSADLLSVSQFYSGELVSYVRKVLQIIPESMFTSLAKIIKLQIHDIMEVPTRLDKDKLKDYSQLGARYEVAKFTHDISIFTEGILMMKTTLVGIIKVDPKQLLEDGIRKELVKRVAFALHKGLIFNPKAKTSELMPKLKEMAATMDGFYRSFEYIQDYVSIYGLKIWQEEVSRIINYNVEQECNTFLRAKIQDWQSVHQSTHIPIPKFPPVDESATFIGRLCREVLRITDPKVTCYIDQMNTWYDMKSHQEVTNNRLFSEIQNTLGTFGLNGLDRLLCFMIVKELQNFLVMLQKTILKDKAVVDVFKVMMGTVNPVQGIVANASKVYASAVAKTQKIWGAYLEAIMKVGQMQILRQQIANELKYSCKFDSKHLAAALENLNKSLLADIEAHYQDPSLPYPKEDNTLLYDITAYLEAAGIHNPLNKIYITTKRLPYFPIINFLFLIAQLPKLQYNKNQGMTCRKATDPVDWPPLVLGLLTLLKQFHSRHTQQFLALIGQFIRSIMEQCTSQKIPDVPSDVVGALMFLEDYVKYSKLSRKVAEAHVPSFIFDEFRTIL; this is encoded by the exons ATGGTGGACTTCTTGGCAGAGAACAATCTCTGTGGCCAGGCGATCCTCAGGATCGTTTCTAGAGGAAATGCCATCATTGCTGAGCTCTTgcgcctctctgacttcatcccTACAGTTTTCAGGCTGAAGGACAAGAGTGACCAGCAGAAATATGGAGACATTATCTGTGACTTCAGCTACTTTAAG GGTCCAGAGTAttatgatgggaagatggaagcCAAACCTGAGCTTCAAGACTTGGATGAAGAGTTTAGGGAGAACAACATTGAGATTCTTTCAAGGTTCTATCTGGCTTTTGAGAGTGTTCACAAATATATAGTTGATCTTAATAG ATATTTGGATGACCTACATGAGGGTGTTTATATTCAGCAGACCCTAGAGACTGTGCTTCTAAACGAGGATGGGAAACAACTTTTG TGTGAGGCTCTCTACCTTTATGGAGtcatgctgctggttattgaccAGAAAATTGAAGGGGAGGTCAGAGAGAGGATGCTTGTTTCTTACTACAGATACAG TGCTGCACGTTCATCAGCTGACTCCAATCTTGATGACATCTGCAAACTCCTGCGCAGCACCGGCTACTCTAGTCAACCAGGAGCCAAACGACCAGCCAACTATCCTGAGAGCTACTTCCAAAGAGTTCCCATCAGTGCCACCTTTATTAGTATGGTCATTGGCAGGCTGCGTTCAGATGATATATACAACCAA GTGTCTGCATACCCCCTACCAGAGCATCGCAGCACAGCACTAGCTAACCAGGCGGCCATGCTATATGTGTGCTTATACTTCAGCCCCTCCATACTGCACACCCAGCAGGCTAAGATGAGGGAGATAGTGGACAAATACTTCCCCGACAACTGG gtTATCAGTATCTACATGGGGATTACTGTGAACCTGGTTGAGGCATGGGAACCTTACAGAGCTGCCAAGACTGCTCTCAACTACACCTTGGACTCTGCTAACATCAAAGAACAG GCTGCTAAATATGCAGCTAGCATGGAAAGCCTGAGGCCTCAGgtgcagcagctgctgaaggAAGGTTTCCTCAGGAAGGAGTTCATCCTGGACAACATTCCCAAACTGCTCAACCGTCTGAGGGACTGCAATGTTGCTATCCGCTGGCTGATGCTACACTCTGCAGAGTCTG CCTATGACCTAAACAACAAGCGACTTCGTCAGATCAAAGACCAAGTGCTCAACGACTCCAAGTACAAACCCAAGATTctgttccagctcctgctgGACACTGCTCAGTTTGAGTTCACACTTAAAGAG ATGTTCCGGCAGATGTTATCAGAGAAGCAGATCAAATGGGAGAGCTACAAGAAGGAGGGGTCAGAGAGAATGACAGAGCTGGCCGAAGTCTTCTCTGGCGTCAAACCTCTTACCAGGGTGGAGAAAAATG AGAACTTACAGGCTTGGTTCAGAGAAATCTCAAAGCAGATTGAGTCTTTGAACTACGAGGACTCCACAGCTGCTGGGAGGAAGACAGTTCAGCTCATACAGGCTCTTGTTGAG GTCCAGGAGTTCCACCAGTTAGAGTCCAACCTGCAGGTTTGTCAGTTCTTGGCAGACACCAGGAAGTTCCTACATCAAATGATCCGCACCATCAATATCAAGGAGGAGGTCCTCATTACCATGCAGATAGTTGGCGACCTGTCCTATGCATGGCAGATCATTGACAG CTTCACATCAATCATGCAGGAGAGCATCAGAGCCAGCCCATCCATGGTTACCAAACTGAGAGCTACATTTCTAAAG CTGGCATCTGCATTGGACCTTCCATTGCTGCGTATTAACCAGGCCAACAGTGCCGACCTACTGAGTGTCTCACAGTTCTATTCTGGAGAACTGGTGTCTTATGTAAGAAAG GTGCTCCAGATTATCCCGGAGAGCATGTTCACCTCTTTGGCCAAGATCATTAAACTCCAGATCCATGACATTATGGAGGTGCCGACTCGGCTAGATAAGGACAAGTTGAAGGACTACTCCCAGCTCGGGGCTCGCTATGAA GTGGCTAAATTCACCCATGACATCTCCATTTTCACGGAGGGGATCCTGATGATGAAGACCACTCTAGTTGGGATCATTAAG GTGGATCCAAAGCAGCTTTTGGAGGATGGCATCAGGAAGGAACTGGTAAAGAGGGTAGCTTTTGCTCTTCACAAAGGACTGATCTTCAACCCCAAGGCTAAG ACAAGCGAGTTAATGCCCAAGTTGAAGGAGATGGCGGCTACCATGGATGGATTCTACAGATCATTTGAGTACATTCAAGACTACGTCAGCATTTATGGTCTCAAAATCTGGCAAGAGGAAGTATCCCGCATCATCAACTACAATGTAGAACAGGAATGCAACACCTTCCTCAGAGCCAAG ATCCAGGACTGGCAGAGTGTGCACCAGTCCACCCACATCCCCATCCCAAAGTTTCCCCCTGTTGATGAATCTGCCACCTTCATTGGTCGTCTCTGCAGGGAAGTCCTCAGAATCACTGATCCCAA GGTAACTTGCTACATTGACCAGATGAACACCTGGTATGACATGAAGAGCCACCAGGAGGTCACCAACAACAGGCTGTTCTCAGAGATCCAGAACACCCTGGGCACGTTTGGCCTCAATGGTCTAGATCGCCTGCTCTGCTTCATGATTGTCAAGGAACTTCAG AACTTCCTGGTAATGCTTCAGAAAACCATCCTGAAGGACAAAGCTGTAGTGGATGTTTTTAAAGTCATGATGGGTACTGTCAACCCAGTCCAAGGAATTGTGG CGAATGCCAGCAAAGTGTACGCCAGCGCTGTGGCCAAAACCCAGAAGATCTGGGGTGCATATCTTGAGGCCATCATGAAG GTGGGTCAGATGCAAATTCTTCGACAGCAGATTGCAAATGAGCTGAAGTACTCCTGCAAATTTGATTCCAAACACCTCGCTGCTGCTCTGGAAAACCTCAACAA ATCTCTGCTGGCAGACATTGAAGCTCACTACCAGGATCCATCCCTGCCCTACCCTAAAGAAGACAACACTCTGTTGTATGACATCACTGCCTACCTGGAAGCTGCTGGCATTCATAACCCTCTCAACAAG ATTTACATCACCACAAAGCGTCTGCCTTACTTCCCTATCATCAACTTCCTGTTCCTTATCGCTCAGCTGCCAAAACTTCAGTACAACAAAAACCAAG GAATGACCTGCAGGAAAGCCACAGACCCAGTTGACTGGCCTCCTCTGGTCCTCGGCCTGCTCACCCTGCTCAAGCAGTTCCattccagacacacacagcagttcctggctctgattggccagTTCATCCGTTCTATCATGGAGCAATGCACAAG CCAGAAGATTCCTGACGTACCCTCTGATGTGGTGGGAGCCCTGATGTTTCTGGAAGACTATGTAAAATACTCAAAACTGTCGCGCAAG GTGGCCGAAGCCCATGTGCCTAGTTTCATTTTTGATGAATTCAGAACAATACTGTGA